Proteins co-encoded in one Arachis hypogaea cultivar Tifrunner chromosome 11, arahy.Tifrunner.gnm2.J5K5, whole genome shotgun sequence genomic window:
- the LOC112721019 gene encoding protein STRICTOSIDINE SYNTHASE-LIKE 7, producing MSGSKRCDSVSLTPSELQGRRRRTTFFVIVLLLPVVIAAVLFRLDPFEPVLLPAHEISRPNLVAGTLARNDNMRRGSEVVGNGRVAGPEDLVYDVATNVVYTGCRDGWIKRVKLSDDSVSGSEVVEDWVNTGGRPLGVALDHGGALIVGDANKGLLRITKDKKVELLTDEVDGLKFKLTDGVDVAKDGTIYFTDASYKYSLKEHFLDLLEGKPHGRFMSYDPKTKKTKVLVHNLYFPNGVAVSPDQQFIIFCESVLMKCKKYYIEGPKKGSVEKFCDNLPGYPDNIHYDEQGQYWIGLGSGSTSELDIIFKYPLIRKALGMFAKYVVNPSIAKNGGVISVDLDGKPIAHYSDPKLALASGIKIGDHIYCGSLFYPFILRLDVKQYPAINSSSSKK from the exons ATGTCAGGTTCAAAACGTTGTGACTCAGTTTCACTAACTCCTTCTGaacttcaaggaagaagaagaaggacaaCGTTCTTTGTCATCGTCCTTCTTCTTCCTGTGGTTATCGCTGCGGTTTTATTCCGGCTCGACCCGTTTGAGCCGGTTCTGTTACCAGCACACGAGATAAGCCGGCCCAACTTGGTGGCTGGCACGCTGGCTCGCAACGACAACATGCGACGAGGGTCTGAGGTTGTCGGAAATGGACGCGTGGCGGGGCCGGAAGATTTAGTTTACGACGTGGCAACGAACGTGGTTTACACGGGGTGTAGGGATGGTTGGATCAAGCGAGTCAAGTTGAGTGATGACTCAGTGAGTGGCTCGGAGGTGGTGGAAGATTGGGTCAACACCGGTGGAAGACCGCTTGGGGTAGCTTTGGATCACGGCGGTGCACTCATTGTTGGCGATGCCAATAAG GGGTTGTTGAGAATTACAAAGGATAAGAAGGTAGAGCTTCTTACCGATGAGGTTGATGGATTGAAATTCAAATTAACGGATGGTGTTGATGTAGCAAAAGATGGTACCATTTATTTCACAGATGCTTCATACAAATACTCATTAAAGGAACACTTCTTAGACTTGTTGGAGGGTAAGCCTCATGGTAGATTCATGAGTTATGatccaaaaacaaagaaaacaaaagtGCTTGTCCATAATCTCTACTTCCCCAATGGTGTTGCTGTCTCACCAGATCAGCAATTTATCATCTTCTGTGAAAGTGTTCT GATGAAATGCAAGAAATATTACATAGAAGGCCCTAAGAAAGGAAGTGTTGAAAAATTTTGTGATAACCTACCTGGCTACCCTGATAACATTCATTATGATGAACAAGGCCAATATTGGATTGGATTAGGCTCG GGATCAACCTCAGAACTGGATATAATATTCAAATATCCCTTGATTCGGAAGGCTTTAGGAATGTTCGCAAAGTATGTAGTGAATCCAAGTATAGCGAAAAATGGAGGAGTTATATCTGTGGATTTGGATGGAAAACCAATTGCTCACTATTCTGATCCCAAATTAGCATTAGCAAGTGGAATTAAAATTGGTGATCACATTTATTGTGGTTCCCTTTTTTATCCCTTTATACTACGTCTTGATGTGAAGCAATATCCTGCTATCAACTCATCatcttcaaaaaaataa
- the LOC112720322 gene encoding uncharacterized protein — MLSQLWPPHIHTASFLLPELHLPHHFLLLSSNACRRTPTFHFRLERRRRPGSRRGSSICCCCGSASEWELKEAGIAVSTFLQGLGVSEEESLSIASKSPSYSNMLVESVRDLDQHSMWNSDSASLGFKEKLLHIASLKGDNGKLPYFESLGFTLSSSITLARYLSSQNLPSLMHKVASIKDLFFSHQADHLLINNIRRMMLHLSIPIDDDLQHTLSFFEKLEARRGGLNVLLSDKDTAFRHLIDSFPRLLSLSLDNHIVPIIDFLHNIGVPRVHITTIILSFPPILFWNIQLLKARLLALKQIHVVDKDYIKLLIRYPWVLSTSIQENYEEVHGFFLSEKVRKICIDSSIRGQPYLLGCSTGKLKSMLDQLADLGVKGNKLDRVIARSPQLLLQKPRDFLQVVLFFENMGLDREIVGRILSRCPEIFAASINKTLKKKIEFLSGVGVSEAYLPGVIRKYPELLVTDTDKTILHRLMYLMKLGLSEKEIGFMVRTFSPLFGYSIEEVLRPKIEFLVKSMERPVREVVDYPRYFSYSLEKKIKPRYFVLKGKHIECSLKDMLGKNDEEFAAEFMGVGLGGMLDPPLSSENVL, encoded by the exons ATGTTGTCTCAGTTGTGGCCTCCCCATATTCACACAGCCTCCTTTCTCTTGCCTGAGCTTCACCTGCCTCATCATTTTCTTCTGCTGTCGAGCAATGCATGTAGACGTACACCTACTTTTCACTTTCGATTAGAAAGGAGAAGACGACCAGGGTCAAGACGAGGCAGCAGcatttgttgttgttgtggttctGCCTCTGAGTGGGAACTTAAGGAAGCAGGTATAGCCGTGTCAACTTTCCTTCAAGGATTAGGGGTGTCAGAGGAGGAGTCCTTATCCATCGCATCCAAGTCACCCTCTTACTCCAACATGTTGGTGGAGAGTGTCAGAGATTTGGACCAACACTCCATGTGGAATTCTGATTCGGCCTCCTTGGGCTTCAAGGAAAAGCTTCTTCACATTGCCTCCCTCAAAGGTGACAATGGAAAACTCCCTTACTTTGAGAGTCTCGGCTTCACTCTTTCTTCATCTATCACTCTTGCTAGATATCTCTCCTCTCAGAACCTCCCATCCCTCATGCACAAGGTTGCATCCATCAAGGATCTCTTCTTTTCTCATCAAGCTGATCACCTCCTCATCAACAACATTCGTCGCATGATGCTCCACCTGTCCATTCCAATCGACGATGATCTACAGCATACTCTCTCCTTCTTTGAGAAGCTTGAAGCCAGGCGTGGAGGCTTAAATGTCTTGCTCTCTGACAAAGACACTGCCTTCCGCCATTTGATTGATTCCTTTCCTCGTTTACTTTCACTCTCACTTGATAACCACATCGTTCCTATCATCGATTTTCTCCACAATATTGGAGTCCCCAGAGTTCATATCACAACCATAATACTCTCTTTTCCGCCTATTCTGTTCTGGAATATTCAACTCCTTAAAGCTAGACTCCTCGCCTTGAAACAG ATTCATGTGGTGGATAAAGATTATATCAAGTTGTTGATCAGATATCCTTGGGTTCTATCTACAAGCATTCAAGAGAACTATGAGGAGGTTCATGGATTTTTTCTTTCTGAGAAG GTTAGAAAGATATGTATTGACTCTTCAATCAGAGGCCAACCATACCTGTTGGGTTGTTCAACTGGCAAGCTGAAGTCGATGCTGGATCAGTTGGCTGATCTTGGAGTTAAGGGAAATAAGTTAGATAGGGTTATTGCTAGAAGCCCGCAGCTACTATTGCAGAAGCCCAGAGATTTTCTACAg GTTGTTCTGTTCTTTGAAAATATGGGCTTGGATAGAGAAATTGTTGGGAGAATTCTTTCTCGCTGCCCAGAAATTTTCGCTGCCAGCATCAATAAAACTCTTAAGAAGAAGATTGAATTCCTTTCTGGGGTTGGCGTTTCGGAAGCATATCTTCCTGGGGTAATTAGAAAGTATCCGGAATTACTTGTAACGGACACTGATAAAACCATACTACATCG GCTGATGTACCTGATGAAGTTAGGACTTTCGGAGAAAGAGATTGGGTTTATGGTGCGCACGTTTTCTCCGCTCTTCGGGTACAGTATAGAGGAGGTTCTTAGGCCAAAAATAGAATTCTTAGTGAAGTCGATGGAGAGGCCGGTACGAGAAGTTGTTGATTACCCTCGGTATTTTAGCTATTCATTAGAAAAGAAGATAAAGCCAAGATACTTTGTACTCAAAGGAAAGCATATTGAATGTAGCTTAAAGGATATGCTGGGAAAAAATGATGAGGAATTCGCTGCAGAATTTATGGGTGTGGGTCTTGGAGGGATGCTTGACCCTCCTCTCTCTTCTGAGAATGTGTTGTAA
- the LOC112721018 gene encoding uncharacterized protein — protein sequence MVLKTEKTTKRCRFNPQKSLTITPSHSQALIELLSPLSLAHTLRQGEGSSISSSSPPSSHRLVLPPSSFLRTATASCSLTSPPSRSSQRNLRSLHRAAAIATFEATVCCSVSLGVSVSLGHSVSLFLSLGVSVPFCNHSSLLCILLLDGAIKEAFDVAYNNIYAFHAAQKTPERIVENMKGVQCKRVARSINSVGLSVLGGTAVLPSTVLMLSIVSENFYQT from the exons atggttctgaaaaccg AGAAGACAACTAAACGTTGCCGTTTCAATCCCCAAAAATCCCTAACTATTACTCCATCGCACAGCCAAGCCCTAATCGAGCTCCTCAGTCCTCTCAGTCTCGCACACACACTCAGGCAGGGGGAGGGCTCCTCAATCTCATCGAGCTCACCTCCGTCCAGCCACCGTCTCGTGCTGCCGCCGTCATCGTTCCTTCGAACAGCCACCGCCTCGTGCTCGCTCACTTCGCCTCCATCGCGCAGCAGTCAGCGCAACCTTCGAAGCCTCCATCGGGCAGCAGCCATCGCGACCTTCGAAGCCACCGTTTGCTGCTCTGTCTCCCTCGGTGTCTCTGTCTCTCTTGGTCACTCGGTGTCTTTGTTTCTGTCTCTCGGTGTCTCTGTCCCCTTCTGCAACCACTCTTCTCTCTTGTGTATTCTcttg CTTGATGGAGCTATTAAGGAAGCTTTTGATGTGGCCTACAACAATATATATGCATTCCATGCTGCTCAGAAGACACCTGAGAGAATTGTTGAGAACATGAAA GGAGTTCAATGCAAGCGAGTTGCAAGAAGTATTAATTCTGTGGGTCTTTCTGTTCTTGGAGGAACTGCTGTATTACCATCAACAGTTTTGATGCTTTCTATTGTAAGTgaaaatttttatcaaacttgA